The sequence below is a genomic window from Nicotiana tomentosiformis chromosome 6, ASM39032v3, whole genome shotgun sequence.
TCTAGCAGATGCCCTCTTCGCCGGCGACTTTGCCGTCTTAGCTTTAACACTCTTAGCAGCAGGTGCCGCCTTCTTCACCGGAGCCTTTTTCGCCACCGGCTTCGGCGCAGCTTTCCTCGACGGAGTACTCCTTGTAGCAGTTCTCGCCACCTTAGCTGGCTTCTCCTTCGGCTTAGCCGCAGCCTTAGTTTTAACAGGAGTTCTAGGCTTCTCCGCAGCTTTCGGCTTCGCTACAGCTGCCGCCTTAGGCTTCACAGCAGGCTTAGCTTTAGCAACAAGCTTCGCCTTTGGTTTAGTAGCAGTTTTTGCCTTTGGAACAACAGTCTTAGGTTTTGGCTTCGGTTTTGCCTTTGTTGCTTTAGGCTTAGCTGCCGGCTTCTTCTTCGCCGGCGCAGCAGCGGCAGCCTTTGGAGCAGCAGATCGTGCAGCTGGAAGTTTGTATGAACTCTTAACCTTGACGAGTTTACCAGAAGCCACAAGCTTCTTCAATTGAACAAGCAACAGTTTCCTGAAATTTGATGGAAGATTCTTCTGCTTATCTTCGATGAACTTTGTGATCGCGTGCTGGCTCGATCCAGTTTTATCCTTCAGTGTTACAATCGCATCCTTAATCATCTGCAAAATTAGGCAAATTAACAAATTAATTCATCAATAACAACTACAGCTTGCTCAGTCCATacaaatcctcaattttcattAATCATCTGCATAACAACTACTACAGCTCAATCAATACGAATCCTCAATTTTAATTTCGCTTCATTTGCACGGATACATTCCTAATTTCCAATATTCAACATTTCCGTAACAAAATGAACAATTTAATTAACAAATTTTACCTCGAAGTACGAAGGATGAGTAGGAGGATTTCTCTTCCTCGGAGCAGCTGGTTTTTTAGCCTTAGTCTCCTTTTCTTTCTTTGGTTCATCGGACTCCACAGCCGGAGGGTTATCTTCCTTGGCAGGCTCAGCTTCCACCACCGCCGGTTCAGTTACAATCTCGGTTGCTACAACTGGTTCTTCAGTCGCCATCTCTTAGCAGAAAATGGGATTCGGGTTAGGGTTTATAAGAGAATTGGAAATGGGGAAAAACAGATCTATATCTGTAGAAATTACTgggatttctttttcttttttgcaggTATGAATTTGTTGATGAAATTGAGAAGACCATATATAGTAAGGGTGAAGTAGTTCATATCCAGAATTCTGAGAGCTGATTGGTTGATAGCCTTTTGACGCGGATTAATAGTTTAGGCGAATTTTAAATATAAACCGTTAGATTTAATTTCATCGACGGATCGTAACGGTAGGTGACTAAGACAGGGATTGGGATTGAAACAAGAAAAGCTTGTTTTGGTTGCTTGAGTTGTGTTTTTGTGCTCAATTGATCTAGGCAAAAGTTGAGCTATACTATATGGATTTAGATCAAATCTTTTTTATTAGGTAGATAATTTCGTAAGCTTTTTGAAGAGTATTTATTTGGATTTTTTTGGATGAGAAATCTGGGAGATTTTTAATTTTGAATAGCAAGTGGTCTGATCAATGGGTTTCTTGGAGTCTTTTGGGGTTTTGGTTAATTTTAGGTCAATGCTTTGGGTAAAAAACTGGTTTTTTCCTCTGGTGTGATAGTAGACTAAATAAGGAGTCCGtgaaatcaagaatcacaaaaatCCGATCAGATTTGGTCATGGAACTATTGGTTCAAATGTCATTGAAGATGAACACATACACAACTATTTGTACTTCTTGAAGTATAAAGCAAGTGTATATATTTTCTTCACAAATCTCATTAATTTCTACTAATATTTtttttcatatcacaattgcactcTTGGATGACTGAATCATTACTTGTTTCTAGTTCCAACATtaaaattattactattatactATTATCGTACATAATATGTCTCTAAGTAGATTGTTGCAAGTTCATTTGCTACAGATTTCATACTCGATTCTTATCTTATGTTTTCAACTTTGATTtaatgagtgccatgatattatATGCATTGACTGTTGTATTCTAATACGAAGCATCTACGACATTATCATCATCCCTAAACACTAATAATTAAAATTAGTGTTCTTAGTGATATTAGTTTAGGGTGCCAATAGTAATATAGTTGCTCAACCGCTCTTTATTTCACGTATTATGATGAAGATATTTTTGATGTTACGTTTAGTCGAAAAACTAACTTAATGGACAAATAAGGGATCGGTAAGAATCTATATTGAACTCCAAAGAACAGGAGCAGATGTATTGTTTACCACTGGACACCCATTTGTGCCATTGAATATGGCCATAAGATGAAACCAACTTCCTAGTGTATAAATTTGTGTACTGATTGCCCTGTATACATCTAGTAAATTTAGCACCAATGACTTGTTTTAGCTTGGCCTTCGCCCCACTTTAATATCATATTCCACATTATTGTAGCTTGGCTCAATAAGTCAAAGAATTAGCAGTTAAACATTGAAACGTTCATGTATTAAATTGTTTACTCAATCAACATAGCAAGATTGCAAATCAGATTCGAAGGTTGATGCAAAATTGCAAATGCACCTATGCTATAAACATGCTTCAAAAAGGAATTTTGTATACTATACACTAAGCTTAGATATGATATAGCATCCCATTGCGAGATCAACTGTGTGTTACAAAATGCAGTGAAATCTGTTTTTTTCAGTTAAGACACTAAAAAACTAGTCAAGGTAACCCAATATCAAGAACATGAGTTATCTCTTTTCTAGTAAATGGTGATGCTTAATCCTACAATAGGTGTTGTTCCCTTGCTGTTCCGGGGCAATATATTAGGCGGCTTAAACTTGCCGTGGGAGAAGCTTTGACATGAGCTAATGATTCACAAAGACACCAGTGTAGCACTTGGATAAATCTAGTTGCGAGCTAGACCAATGATATGAGGATTAATCAGCGACGCAGCTGATAAGACAGCTTGATGACTGTCTACATTTGAGAAACCGGCTTTACTGATATCCTTTCCTATTTTCCTGGTAAGGTGACAACCATCTGCGACTGTCTGCTGCAAAGGATCAAGCAATCCCTGAACGAATCTGAGAATTGTTCCATCTGCATGTGCAATTGCAGTCGAAAAGAATACACTTTTAATTGATGCAGAAAACACATCAGGAGAGGCAGAGAAAAAGTTTAAAATGAAGACTGGCTATTATGTTTACCTGCTGCAGCTACATGTTCAACAAAGAGGTAAAGGCCACCGGGCTTGAGCACTCTTCTGATCTCTAGGAGAATAGATAGAGCATTATATCAGGATCTCTTCATTTTCTTATCTTTATATTATAGAAAAGAAAGTAAACATAGAATTCTGGAGGGAAAGAGCATTTCAACAACAGCGACATACAAACGGATATCAGCATCCTGGCTAAGAGATTCACCTCGTTTAAATGAAAATGACATGATTGATCACTATAACACCTGAATTAATAGATTGGCTGCTTCAGGACCCAATGGAAGTGGTTATCAAAGAGAAGATTGACGTTCCATAAACTAACATGGTTAGGATTATACCTTAGACCTTTGACAGTAACAAGAGAGATTTTTCACCTAGCAGAGTAACCAGACTACAACATTTTCACAAGTTATAGTGTTACTATAAGTTTAGATGAACAAGAAGACTTTAGTAGAGAAACAGATCCAGAAGCTCATCGGTTCACAAATACAGACACGCATATTTCTCCTTCATCTTTGACAACTTTGTGCATTTGCAGGGTTAACATTTTCACAAAGAGTGACTTCTACAGCTAAGTGAGGAAGCTTAGTGAATGGCTCCATGAAATGAGCCTATGTTGCTTATCTTCTTGTATTGGAAAATTCAAACTTGAGATAGAATAAGGATATCACTCACCGAGGATAGAATAAAGCTTTACATGAGATAAGTACAAGAAAATACATGAGATAGATACAAGTCCTATTACAAAGGCTTGAGGGATATACGATATGAATTCAACAGGAACATTATAGCATATGAATTGAACAGTTCATTAGAGCATAAACAAAAAATAGATTATATACCCTGCAGCGTCAGATTAACATCTGCGACAGAACATAACACAAGGGTGCCAATGACAGCATCAACTGAAGCATCACGTAATGGCAAGGACTCCGAAACCTGCATGGAATTATCAACTTCAACTTACAAATCCTTATTATGTATTGGACATGTCACCCGATAATGATGTGTGAGCAACTAGGTGCCTGCTAATATAAAGAATGTTACTATACCAACTAACACAATTTTGCATAACTCACATCTTTCACTCAACTGAGATACAAGAATTACACATTAGAGGGATTTGCATTGCATATATCAGTCCAAAATACAGACACTTGAAAAGCCTCGAGGAAAAAGTATAtaagcaaagaaataaaaaggaaaaaagaaaactgACAGTAAAGTGAAATATATGACGAAAAGTCTGGTCTCGAATGGAAAATTAAGAATACTTGAAAGTTAGCTTGACGAGATTGTGTCTCTAAGGAAGAACAAAGAGGAAGGACAAAACATACGATAAAATGTTATAAGAAGAGGGGGAAAGGAAGAATAACGGAGAGTACTTAAAAGCGATCATATTCATaactgaaaagaaaaacaaaaagcaaTGCCTAAAAGATATAACAAAAAGAATGGTTCAAGGGCATAGATAATTATACCATATAGTACTAGTTTTGTTCTGATTATGTGATGTAAATCGCATTAAGCTAAGCAACTTGAACAATGCAAAAACACATTATATGGAAAGAAGTAAAAGCAAGTTAAGCAACGGTTTATCCTAGAAGGTCTTTATGCCTACAAGGTAACTGTGGCCGATAAAACCATGCAAGTTTACCAATAAAGCAATACTGTTATATTCTTGCAGCGCATTCTCCAAAAATGCTATATAACTTTTTAAAACCAGAATGATATTGACTTATTGAGTCTGGTCAAAGGTACACACCGCGTGCAAGAATTTGAAATTTGCAGGTGGAAGGCCTGCAGTCTCTGCTGCTGCTTGTGCATATTTCTCCATTTTCCTGTTTGGATCAATGCCATAAACGGAAGTGCCCGCCTCACTGGCATAATACTTCAAATTTGGACCTGTCCCAATACCAATTTCGAGGATTTGTTTGGCCTGACCTTTCAGATTAGCAAAAAGCTCTGACTTGTAACCTTCAATCTTACAGAATATATTGATTTAGTTCAGAAAATCTTATATACTTCCATCATCTACAAATTCAAGATAATTTCTGCAGCTCTCAAGTGGTAAATATGAGCTAACCTCTGATTCATAAGATTTCATACTTGTGTTCATCGCTGCTGCAAAAAACTCCTCATACCAATCTGGCCTAGGAGGATGCAACCTATTCAACATTGCCTACATGTAAAATTAGTCATTGATAAATCAATGATAAAGCATGTTAACGCTACAACTGCAACATTTGTTTTTGATCGAACAAATACAATATTAGCAAATCTGTCTCACAGCAAAGTTCTGTTGTTCTTACTTTCCAATACCTCTAAGGAAAGAGCAACTACTCTCCAGCTTAAATTACTATATTGAAACTTCTCCTAAAAATAGTCATGCTACGACTCAGATTAGCCCTTAAATTATGCTTCTCCATACAGACATTTTTCCTGACTGTTAAAACTTCCCCATAATCCTTACTTCCGGAAACATCAGTAACTTAACTAGCAAAAAACTTCTGATCTCAAAAGTTAAACACTTTACAAGCTAGAGTCCAACATTCTTAACTTAAACTCCAAAAAATTCTACAGACAGTTTCTTTAAATGTGAGGGAAAATCGCCAAACACCAATTTTTGTCAGACAAGTCAATAAGTCAATGTCGATTCAATGCCAAACTAGTTGGGGTCAGCTAATATCATGGAAATATTTTAATGTTGAGGGTCAAAATACCAATTTCATGTGATGAAAATGATCTTGTTTACATTTCATGTTTTTTACGTTGAATTGTGCGACTATCTCATCTAAAAGTTTAAATTGTTATAGAGGatacatttttatttatttaattgtaTTTTCAACACGTTGCCTTATTCTTTTTTTCAACAATCGGCGGCGGTGAGACTTGAAGCCAGAGGCGGACCTATGTGTTATAGGGAGGGGTCGCCGGACCCCGTAAGCTTCGGCAAAAAtcttgtatatgtatatatatatataccttgaaAATAGTTAATTCAAAGCATAAACACTAAAAGCCTTTAGGGGCACTGATTGAGCAGAATATTGTGCCGCATCGCGTAAAAATACTTGGTCCGCCTCTGCTACACTTGTGCCTGCTTGATACTATGTTGAATTGTGTGACTATCTCGTCCAAAAGTTTAAGCTTAACACCATTTATCTACTTAATTTGTTGTCTTCAACAGTAGAAAAGTAAAAATGAAGCATTATATTTTACCATTGGGTCAGTATAATCAGAAGCATGTGAAGGATGGATAGGCAAGAGAGAAGCTGCTCCAACTGCTGCCATAAAGCTTCTTCTACTGCAGCAAAAGCATAATTTGTTATTACAATTCAAAGGGTCTTTTACCTTTTTCTGTATTTGAGAATGAAAAGGGACATCTTTTAAAGTTGTGCTTTTATCAGAAGCAGATGAATTCACTGCTTTCAGTTTCTGGGTATAGTGAATCTTGGGATACAAATATGTGGAAAAGGTTGTATTGAACAACATATTCTTTGAGTTCCTGTAATTTTGGTTTCTGCAATTTGCATTATTTCAGTTAAAAGAGGCTGGAATTTCCAGTAATATCACTAGTCAGGGAGATAAGAAAGAAAGCAAGAAACATATATATTAGtagttcttttcttctttttcttttttatcacTAATTTATATTCGCGTCGAATAATGTTCattacaaaaatattaaaatttattaaagAAAGAAATACTCCGTGCTAGGATTATTAGGATGTGAAAGTGAGACCTTTTTAATACTtttttgttataagaaaaatcaaattatgttgGATGTCTACTTTTtttccatgatcttctcaaatgcttaatgacatattcaatgacatatttctatgcttaatgacatattcaatgacatatttttcttcacttttcatgcctatataaaggtcttgtaatagataggaaaatacacacaattaaaaaagaaaatctctaccttctctctatctccatttcttattcatgttttactaaattgcttttatttcataacaacatgttttgttcatgttttactaagttgcttttattttataatacgttatcagcacgattTGCTATTTTATCTACACTTCCTACAAGAGATAACATAATTGTAGACTTAGTTTCGTTGAGGTCTTGACTTTTGTTAGTGTGTTATATAGAGTTCATCCTTCAATAGTTTTCATGTTTTGGGACTTTTCTTATATCACACTTATATGGCCATCAAACAGTAAGAATTGCCCTCTACGATCATTCTAAGCGTACAAACAAGGTATGCACATTTCTAATAAATAAGTCAGATGAGGTATGTACACCTAGTATAAATTATAATTATGGTTTATAATTAGTATGCTCCTTCTGTCATGTTCTCACCTTTAACTCCCGTTTTAGTTACTTGGTGATACATGATGGTGGAAAGATCAACATACGAAGTAATTTTTCTAGAATTAATACTTTTTAATTGGACAATATCAGTTGATTGACTAGCTATATTTACTACAAAATCATGCTTGTGTTGTAAAACTAATTCATGAAAGTGTGTTAGGTTGTCTCTTACATGATGATATCCTCGTAATAATTTAaatgtattttctataattttatatAGTTTAGATAAATTGATCCTCTCTAAAAGGTTTTGTTAAGTTAGGCAcctatttaacataaaactatAGCTTTCATTGTTTGGGTGGTTTCTCTACAGAAAGTATTGGATTACTATATTTCACCAAACTTATTAAACACAGCGATCAAAATGCAACACATGTAATTTGGTTTCTATTTGAGCTAATGTCATCTCGCGGAATTGTTCATATGGTAATTAAATACACGTGCTTCACACTTGTAatatgaggttgtatttattcCTTCACCAACTAATTTTATAGGTTTCTTTTAGTATGCGAAGTATTTGAGCATATCACATGTACGCAAcccattcatactttcatatctttgcattaactttatgtgcagtgtttagtaaaaatatttatttcaattgtatctagtgaaataaagaactggaaaggcatgactttatttgctacatctcttatatgACAAAGATAATATCCCAACGTATATATATAttctgaccttttacatactatgatagataattattaaggtaatttagtaataatatttttaccataacatgatgtatttcattgaaagcaaaattggtatatatcctaactagcatttttgttgcagaggaactgtttcaagattgaaatagttatatatgtcttcttgaaagttaatttacttatgcctataattatgaaataataatattttaaaggctcgagtgcgagtcctagtgaattttggcctattatgccaaaggtcgagggtaagacgatgggttcaagtctcaacgcactatgttgatgaaaagacgttggattcaagttccaacgcattatggcctagcatgcctttatatgggtaagacattgggtttgagtcctaatgcaccatattgataataataataataactaaagaaaaaataatgtaattttcatgaaaaagcatgaagtttgtcccacttgatttgctccatttttTAAGTGAAtatgatagcagtgcatgataagtctaaataaagataagtggttgaccaatgaatgtgggcgtgcgaaaggccaaaataataatagttatcactatggtaattataaaaagggagaaattctttgaagagaatatgacttgtgataaacattgagattgcatactcattccttAAAGTGAATgtgaatttatatatatatatatatgagataaagattatgcataataatgtattTGTGCAttagttggataaatactacaacttacctctaagggaggtttgagacaaagaaagataatgaatattattgtgtagttacatgaatatatcattggtcgcatgcatgtgatgcgccaaaaaatattttgtcatgccttatgaaagttattaaaagcaaaattaaagtaagaaattattttgcttgtgatgattttgaacatgacaattattatgatatgattctctttgtgaaggagacattcattatatggatggtgtgacaaaagatcttgtagtacaaaagcagttaagagctctgaaagaactaatttgttattaCCCGGATTAATGAAATtattcatgacattaatattgtagtaagtctcaaaagaaatattttgatttacaaatatattggccaaagtggttggcatattgagactataaatgaaaagaagattgaatatctttatattactataatcataccgggtaaatatgaaaggttacctgacttttcttctatttgtactacacaagtataagcatgatgatgcaatcacaagccacaagtaaactagaggtttactgaaacaaatattagttggcatgaccggttgaccatctcggttcaattatgatgcaaaaaaaaaattaattgagaattacattggcatagattcttcaagaattctctagtGCTGCTTATtttcatgatataccagttaaggttgggattgaatcccttgatttctggaacgaataaaaggtgataaatatatgggcccagtcaccttccatgtggaccgtttactattatataattttaatagatgcatctattatatggtcatatgtgcatttgttatcaacttgtagtttggcttttgcaagattgattgctcaaattattagaacacagttccagaatataaattatgataatttatcttgataatactagtTTAAATcaaagttggtttagcagaaattgtatgcctccaattagatctaaaccattggttatgagaacaaaattgccaaaataaaaattggcatgtgatgtattatttaatatacaacagcacttgtacgcatctagccaagttatgataaattctccctatcacaatcggttcaggtcaggaaccaaataatttccatctagaaatatgaatgtgctatatgatttaattgttctaccacaatgcacaaagatggatccctaAATAAGACTAGGGATatatgttggtgatcccaacaatagggggagaaaatgggtaGCTGAAAaaataatgcatgtaatgaattattatgagtacatcgagatcctcgtacgagaaaatatgaacttgaagttcaagtgataattcatttgcaaaatattgccaggcgtatttgctgatctaaagctaaatgtcatattcagctgctaatgctccaaataaaataaagttcataatgaatagagtccatggcatgcataaagcataatagactaatcggtttcaaagataaaactccttgaagaaggagaggagcaaatgttcaagatggtcataataaggaggcaagtgctctagaagagcaccacgacataacacttcataagacctcatgagagaggctcaggtacctgaaaataataagataaagagatctcaataagttatgtctttattgggtaatagtagaaccgatataaaatgattgtcgacgatattgttaatttaatgtagcgctcaatattatttatattgacgaggatcttgagctcaaatctgtcatgaaatttggacagataaataattggccaaatgaaaaatacgcaataaaaattgatttcacatgaaaaatatgaagttggatgGATAGTCCCAACACTTAAAAGTAtgaagccagtggaggtataaatgtgttct
It includes:
- the LOC104113310 gene encoding uncharacterized protein; this translates as MLFNTTFSTYLYPKIHYTQKLKAVNSSASDKSTTLKDVPFHSQIQKKVKDPLNCNNKLCFCCSRRSFMAAVGAASLLPIHPSHASDYTDPMAMLNRLHPPRPDWYEEFFAAAMNTSMKSYESEIEGYKSELFANLKGQAKQILEIGIGTGPNLKYYASEAGTSVYGIDPNRKMEKYAQAAAETAGLPPANFKFLHAVSESLPLRDASVDAVIGTLVLCSVADVNLTLQEIRRVLKPGGLYLFVEHVAAADGTILRFVQGLLDPLQQTVADGCHLTRKIGKDISKAGFSNVDSHQAVLSAASLINPHIIGLARN
- the LOC104113309 gene encoding histone H1-like, which gives rise to MATEEPVVATEIVTEPAVVEAEPAKEDNPPAVESDEPKKEKETKAKKPAAPRKRNPPTHPSYFEMIKDAIVTLKDKTGSSQHAITKFIEDKQKNLPSNFRKLLLVQLKKLVASGKLVKVKSSYKLPAARSAAPKAAAAAPAKKKPAAKPKATKAKPKPKPKTVVPKAKTATKPKAKLVAKAKPAVKPKAAAVAKPKAAEKPRTPVKTKAAAKPKEKPAKVARTATRSTPSRKAAPKPVAKKAPVKKAAPAAKSVKAKTAKSPAKRASARKGRK